GGTTCTTTACAGTTGTAGCTCAAACTCTTGCTAAATTATTCTCCATTCTTCACTTTCTCAAGTTTACATCTGTTTTGCAAATACTTTTACGGACCACGCATATGAGTGATGTTGCTGGAGCTTCTTAATCCTTATTGCTGAATAACTATGACAACTGGATGATGCATTATCTGACTGTCTGGATTTGAAGTTTACATTTGTGATTCAGCTAATATTGTTTGCATCACAGAAACTTTCACCAATagattttacttttcaaattgGTTTAATATGTCAGAAATTGACATGACGGTTATTAAACCAGAGGTATGCTacgtttcaatttttatttaaagttgtATCACTTTGAGTTTTTTATCTTGTTTGTCTCATTTAGATTTGGTAGTCATGCATgctgattttttcttttaatctttattcaTAAAGAGTACATTCCGTTGTATACGTTTCAAAACCTTATTAGTATTAATCTTTTCCACTCTTAGAAATTGGAGTTTAACCTAATTCAAGTACACAAAATTGGCTTGAAATATAATGTTTGCACCaatatatgtattataatttgGTTATATATCTAATTGATGTGGAATTTTTAACACACTCTCTCATATTGATGATTAAACCTCTTGAGTGTGGGAATGGATGAGGCCCAATTGTACGTGGCATAATAGGTCCAACAACTCTCAATAAGATAGATTTTTAGTGAATGTGAGCTCTCTAACTgttactatattttaaattcttagtttaaaaatatttagataagtTAAATCTTGTTGTGAGTCTTATCATCCTCTTACAATGTTTATTGTTTTTCCTCTCTGGAGTTGTTGAGATTTTAGAAACTGTAGATATTTAAGTGGTGTTACATGGGCTGAGGTTTTAGACAGGAATATGAATTATCTTTAGTTTTGGCTCTTAAATGGATGGGTTTAGAGAAATTGCTATTACTCTGGATTAGTTTTCCTGTATGTTAATCAGTCCTAGTATGGTTTAAAGTTCGcttgttaattattataaaaaaaattaagtatcattaaaattaatgattaatgaGTTGGTACTCCACTAGATTAGTTTCAGTTTGCTATAATTTATCAGCCATAacaaactaaaaacatacaGATGATAAAATGAGTTATTCACTCTCTCGAGTATTTGGTTCTGCCAGAGAAGCAAAAagcttgtcttttttttttttcagtcccAGTTCCTGATAAATCCTTAGTTTCACAGAAAAAATTTCAGATGATGAAGCCTTATATCTGGCTTGAGACATCAGATGGTTCAATCCAGCAAGTGGAACAAGAAATTGCAATGTATTGCCCTTTGATTTGTaaagaaataatacaaaaagGGATGGGATCTTCCAAGAATTGTGCAATATGTCTTCCTCAACGAGTCAGTCCTGCAACATTGAGCTTAATACTTGATTATTGTCGTTTTCATCAAGTACCAGGTCGCTCAAACAAGGTTCTAGTACCTGCTCTACCTCTCTCTTTAATGCTTGTATGTACATTGTTATTATCTTTGTAAAAAGATAATGTAGTGCTGAAGAACTATATGTGAAGATGATCTTACCTGGGGGTTGTTCTTTGTATAGGAAAGGAAGTCTTATGATGAAAAGTTTGTTAGGATGGACACAAAGCGGCTGTGTGAGTTGACATCTGCTGCAGACAGCCTTCAGTTGAAGCCATTGGTTGATCTTACAAGTCGTGCACTTGCCCGGATAATTGAAGGAAAATCTCCAGAGGAGATACGTGAAATATTTCATCTGCCTGATGATCTAACTGAGGTGTCTGGTGCTTGTGAGAACtctgtatgccaattatgtcttctttcatctttaattCTCTCTTTTCACACGTGCTTTTGATCCAGGAAGAGAAGTTGGAGCCCTTGAAGAACACAACTGATGACCCAAGGATCAGGCTTTTGAACAGATTGTATGCGAAGAAGAGGAAAGAACTAAAAGAGCGTGAGAGGTTGAAGGTACACGTgttgtttctttatttatcaaattaCCTACAGTATATGTTACATTGTATGATGTAGTCCTTATTCCTTAATTAGATTTTCCCAATTAAATTGAACTTTGCTGCAAAGATATGTTGTCTTGTATCTCTTCTCTatcctaaattttaaattgttgaatttAATGAGAATAATCTTTTGCATGTTTCAGAGTGTTGAAGTTGAAGAAGAGCATATAGATAAACGTTCCGTTGATGATCTCTTGTCTTTTATTAATGGAAATGATGAAGGTAAAACATTTTGTATCCCTGTTTTTTTCTTGCGTTTACTTCCTGTTCATCCCTAATTGAattctttctattttatattatatttgggcctcatgaaattatttttgtgaaaccTTCATGATGGACATAGTGATTGGTGTGATGATTGAAATAAGAGGGAAGATATTAATGACAATGACCAATGAGAACTGTATAATGACTGTTGGTCCTACCATGACAATTGTATGGGATCGCTGAACCTACTATGCAATTATGTCTATATGTAGCATGGTTTTTGTTACTCATGTCTCTTgtcttttacttgtttttatttagaATAGTTTCATAACTCTTTGGGTGGAATGTTCTGAGAGctgtatcttttttaatttattttctggTTTAATTCCTTTGAAAGCCTAATTAATGATGAAGAATTTCGTCACAGATCCAAAGGGCATTAAAACTtctaagaataaaaagaaaaatagaaggaaAAAAGAGCAACATCAGAAGAACTCTTGTCTGAAGGAAGCTTCTGGAGTGAATAAGAAGGTTGTTACAAATATtctgttctattttttttaatgaaaaaattcaaCTATTTATCATGTAAATTTAAGTGCTGCCTTCTTTTATCTCATGATAGGAAGTAAATGGTCAAAACATCAGACATACAAATTCTGAAGCTGATATAATTGCCGAGACTTCAATTTCACATACAGAAGATGTTTTCGCTCATAAGGAGTTTGATGATGGAGATATAGATGATGGGATTGATCCTGCACTTAAGGAAAAAATTGACAGGTGGGGCTACATTCGTAGTGCATGTTTGGAAATGCTTTTTTGggagaaataatttttttaaagctcTCCCAGGAAGTTGTGATTAGAAAAGAACAATTATTTCTTCAAATAGGCATGAACCAAATACACACTAATTATAATGTTTGCACTAAGTTGTTTCTAAAGTCTTTAGCATAGTTGCAGTAGCAGATCACAAGCTTTTCTCCTCATTAGTGATCTATAGCATttcggatttttttttttttgtggagtATAGCATATGCAGAGGACAAGGCATCAGAATGATTGAACTCTATCCATCATTCTACAAATTGTACTTTTTGAGTCATCTATTACTGGTTGAATATGGCATGAAGTGTTTGTGTTTATCAGAGGAAGATATGGCAATGCCAATTTGTTGGACTTtacaactttttatttatttatttcatcttttttgttgttttctgtaGGAgaatgataaatttagaaatattttgtaTCCTATATCAACTAGCCTTTAATTTTTCATGACCATGAATATTGTAAAGCTATTAGATGGCTAATGCCATTGGATGTGCTAACTTGCTTAGGATGGCAAGTAATATTTCCCCCTTTTCTTAGCTAGTCTTTGGCAATATTATGATGATAGTTGAATGGCCACTTCAGTTCTGCTTCTACTGTTTCCTAAGTTTATTGCAAATTTTCTTATTGGTTTACAAGGAATCAAGCCTGTGGCTTCTGAATATCTTACTCTTACGAACTTCAGCTAACACTTAGTGCAGTGtttcacatttattaatttttagaagAGAGAGAATTTCAGCGATGAATGCAAAGTTTTATAAAGTCTGAGAAGAGGGAAACAAGCACACCGAAAGACTCTTGGAATGAATATTGAGTATTCTGGCATTTGGTTGAACAATGGTGTATAAGGAAGCAAAGTAAACTGATGCAATGGGGAGGTTTATTGAGGAAGAAAACTGAGACAATAAATGCCTGATCCCATAATTTTAAGGGCAAAGAGGCATGAATGAAGGGGAAGACCCAATTTGACAATGTTCTTTCGTTTATTTATACTACACCATTTTGGTATTGTGTACAAGGGAAGAAGATAAGCCTATTTATAATGCCTGAGTCATTCAAAAGCTTGGTGAGTGGGCAAAACTCCTCTCGCCAATTAGTTTGAAGAGGTTTAGTTTgcagttaaataatttttcagctatgaaattaaattgttgAAAAGTGATGAAGCTTTCTGACTTGCTTTGAGTAGAAAGGAAGCATCTACAAAAGTAATGCAGTACAGAACATTGTTGGAGGATATTAGAGGAGCAGGTTGTAGAAAGGAAGGTAGTCGATGTCTTTTTTCAACATAGCAGGCTGAACAAAATTTGAGTGCTTTTATTGATGAGTGGAGTATTCCATTGCGGTTGTATAGGTATAGTTCTCATGACGTTGAGATTGGGACACCCAAATGTTACATTCCACATATAAAGAGAATGGATAGTTATAGCATAGTCAGCATTATTATTTACAACAAGAACAGAAATAGTTTTCGAAACTGTAATGGGAGGAACAGAAACTGAGGAGAGAAATTCTCGGAGAAGAGTGTGaagttttatttcaaaatgtgcTGATTATTGCTGAAGTGAATTCAGTttcagatatatatatatatatatatatatatatatatataaatatatatactgGTGACAACATCTTGAATTAGTTACAACTGGATTACTACCTTCACGAACTATAACTAACATTCATAGTCACACACAGCTGTTAAAATCTGCCTGCTCTTGTAAAATTAGTGAACATGTATAGGGTAGAACCCAATGGCTACCATTCTTGCGTTAGTTGTCTTCTATTGTTGTTTTAGGTATAAAAGGTAACATTTTGATGTAAAGAATGTTTATAAATGTGCTTTTAAGACAATGTCGTGCAAATCTTATGTGTTtggtaaccatatatatatatatatatgtgtatatatatatatatatatatatatatacatatacatatatatatatatactggtGACAACATCTTGAATTAGTTACAAGTGGATTACTACCTTCACGAACTATAACTAACATTCATAGTCACACACAGCTGTTAAAATCTGCCTGCTCTTATAAAATTAGTGAACATGTATAGGGTAGAACCCAATGGCTACCATTCTTGCGTTAGTTGTCTTCTATTGTTGTTTTAGGTATAAAAGGTAACATTTTGATGTAAAGAATGTTATATAAACGTGCTTTTAAGACCATGTCGTGCAAATCTTATGTGTTTGGTAACCATTTTGAACACAGGGAAGTGGAAGATTTCGCCCGACGATTGAATTCTGACTGGCCAGAGAGGATGCAAGAACTTTTATCATCTGGACAAGAAAGGAAGACGATGCTTTTTAGTCCCAATGGAAATAGTTTTCTACGGCGAAATGCTTGTATGTTTTTTCACTGTTTATAAGTGATTGTACCTATCCATTCATTCTATGCTTGGTTGctgatgttaatttttttctaaaatgtttCTCTCACTGAAAAACCTTATTTGTATACTAAATTTTCCTGCATTCAttctcttttaaaattagcttCTACAGTTTATCTGCTAAAGTTGCTTACATGTATTTGGTGTTctacttttattgtttatacacatttgtttcttttttgttaCGTATTTTATATAAGTTATCTGTTAGAATGCCTATTATGCAAAGTAAAAATTACATCTTACCATGTCCTATCAACTTGTAGAACCATGGTGCCCTATCATTGCCAAAGAAACTTCTAACCTTACAACAGAACTTGGCCAGATTAACTTGGTAATCTTTCAGTCTGTTGTTATCTTTGAGTAGTGTTGAATTTATTAAGTACGCAATATTAGTAATCAAGCACTTTCTTCACTTCGGTATTTTTGGTACTGCCTGTTCAAAATGACAATTTTCCATTTCATTTCACTCACTTTCACTGTTCAAAATGCaactcaataaaaatatttctatatacAGGATTGCGACTTGGATGCGTTGGAAATGAGTGCGTAAAAGATTGCAAGCCCACCCAGATGACTAATGGCTTTAACAATTTTGAGAGATACTGACACATGCTAGAAAATTGTTGCATGtcagttatttttattttactgtttAAATTGATTCTTTGTTGTTCATTATTGGTGTTCAGCTCTGGTGCTATTAGCTGCTGGGGGCGTTCTCTTGTAAACTTAtaggaaagaaataaaaaaaggttgAGGTTGTGTGGATTATATTCGCCGTGTTCATTTGGTTTTCGTCGGTTTCTTTTATCTAGTTCTTAATTAATGGCTCCTTTCTACCTTatgaattttttagttttagctGGAACAGAACATTTGTTACTTGTATCCCTCGATCTTGCATTAACAAGCCATTCAATAGTTTTCCTTTTGAACATGTTATCATAATCCTCTTCGGATGATGTATCAGTTGCTGGTGAAAACTGAGACTGATTCAGCACAGCAAGCATATTTTGATACattattaatttcatacatgaaataACAGAAACTAAGTTGTATTCTTCACAGTTCATAAGTTCCAAATTCATCATTTTCCAATCTTCTCTCCATTGGCTGAAGGTTGTCCATGCCTGTCATTTGGCTTGCCacttaaatacataattttagcCAGATCCTAGTGgaagtataaatataaaaaggtctaccaaaaaaaaaaggaccCTAAGGAGGGCCAGAATCAGGAAACGAATCTCTTGAATCTCCTCATCCCAGTCCATCTTCTATTTCAGAAAAAGATCTATTCTTACAGTAGACAGTTTTGCACGGGGTCCTCCATCATCTAACAGTTGTGCAGGTATCTCCAGTCTCGAGGGCTGATTTTAAGTACATGCTATAATATATCATTGGCTGAAATTTGGTTATGACAAAGTTACAGATGTTACAGTCTTCTAAGATTTGCTATAAGTCTCCTGTAATCTAACACCTAGGATGCTAACTGTGCTGGCGATTACTGGTTTGTTGATTGATCCTCTTGGATGTGAGGGCAAGGTATTTTTGGTTCCCCCCTTGTCCATAAAACCTTGAGTTCACCTCTCTTCTTTCCTAAGGACAAAAAGGTTCCTGCAAATAAAGAAAAGGTTTCAAAAACTGATGTTAGTGTTCATGGATAAATCTCTATGGA
This region of Vigna unguiculata cultivar IT97K-499-35 chromosome 5, ASM411807v1, whole genome shotgun sequence genomic DNA includes:
- the LOC114185799 gene encoding SKP1-like protein 21, giving the protein MSEIDMTVIKPEKKFQMMKPYIWLETSDGSIQQVEQEIAMYCPLICKEIIQKGMGSSKNCAICLPQRVSPATLSLILDYCRFHQVPGRSNKERKSYDEKFVRMDTKRLCELTSAADSLQLKPLVDLTSRALARIIEGKSPEEIREIFHLPDDLTEEEKLEPLKNTTDDPRIRLLNRLYAKKRKELKERERLKSVEVEEEHIDKRSVDDLLSFINGNDEDPKGIKTSKNKKKNRRKKEQHQKNSCLKEASGVNKKEVNGQNIRHTNSEADIIAETSISHTEDVFAHKEFDDGDIDDGIDPALKEKIDREVEDFARRLNSDWPERMQELLSSGQERKTMLFSPNGNSFLRRNA